One genomic region from Spirosoma sp. KCTC 42546 encodes:
- a CDS encoding glycogen debranching protein, producing MKTHGQSALLTLRRHKLATASLAAVALLLTCNQKTAAQQPLQGLVKQVESISGKKEYLASPFVTAGNRLYMVGHQDGKFPDLGWHITGEMGGIWDHPIKLLDGFTASVTIGQQAVCLDKADTFINYPFANKHLYQRVTDGLDVERFQFVPDNKEGMVVEYTFVNKQSKPLTLQFTWTAHTDLRPTWLGERTNMVDAPDVATWQAKNQSWLAKDQKNDWFVAFGANVPARQHHQNKGCEFVSAGQGCAASLVYTITVPANGKTQLPITIAGSYKSAEAANRTFADVQKNAYAYLAGKKNRYATIDQLASVHVPDRKLEQAFRWVKYNTDWLIREVPEIGRGLSAGLPDYPWWFGADGCYTLSGLITTGNRQLVYDSVDLLNKISEKENGNGRIIHEVSTNGAVFNPGNLNEVPQFASMIAEVYRWTGDKNFLRKYFPTVKKGMTWLLAENDKDKNLLPDGFGMMEIHGMNSEMIDVAVYTQEAFANAAYMASELGDKTLAMDYQRKAATLKTKINTDFWVPESGSYADFIGTKAEALQLVEGAIVRADTLHKPWAVEELKATRQKLHLLPEDTKKGFVLHHNWVVNTPMETGVADPGKAAIALQTASKFTNPFGLFVTGIDRDESAGNDEGSFTLNKKVFTYTGAVMTLPTGVATIGENNYGHPDEALGYLKRMTKTFSYAFPGSIYEVSPDYGMVTQAWNMYSYAVPIIKQFFGIRPEASRKLIVVQPQMPGAWDKASVANVAMGDNMLSMGYAKAGEQLTLSITQKQPNWTVRLTFPKGKYRNWEVNGKKVPVQSNADSDFVELNGPSLRVRLQ from the coding sequence ATGAAAACACATGGCCAGTCGGCTTTACTTACTCTTCGTAGACATAAACTCGCTACGGCTAGCTTAGCTGCAGTTGCCCTTTTATTAACCTGTAATCAGAAAACAGCCGCGCAGCAACCGCTTCAGGGGCTTGTGAAGCAAGTCGAGTCTATTTCCGGGAAGAAAGAATACCTGGCATCGCCTTTCGTAACGGCTGGCAATCGGTTGTACATGGTTGGGCATCAGGACGGTAAATTTCCGGATCTGGGTTGGCACATAACGGGCGAAATGGGCGGAATCTGGGATCATCCGATCAAGTTACTGGATGGATTCACGGCCTCGGTTACCATCGGTCAACAAGCGGTTTGCCTCGATAAAGCTGATACATTCATCAACTATCCGTTTGCCAATAAGCACCTGTACCAACGGGTGACCGACGGGCTGGACGTGGAGCGCTTTCAGTTTGTGCCCGACAACAAAGAGGGTATGGTGGTGGAATATACCTTTGTAAACAAGCAATCAAAGCCGCTCACGCTTCAGTTTACCTGGACAGCCCATACGGATCTGCGTCCGACCTGGCTGGGCGAACGAACCAACATGGTTGATGCGCCGGATGTGGCAACCTGGCAGGCAAAAAATCAGTCGTGGCTGGCGAAGGATCAAAAAAATGACTGGTTCGTGGCTTTTGGTGCCAATGTTCCCGCCCGCCAGCATCATCAAAACAAAGGCTGTGAGTTTGTGTCAGCGGGGCAGGGGTGTGCTGCTTCGCTAGTGTACACGATCACGGTGCCCGCCAACGGAAAAACACAACTGCCCATTACCATTGCCGGTTCCTACAAATCGGCCGAAGCGGCCAACCGGACTTTTGCCGACGTTCAGAAAAATGCCTACGCCTATCTGGCTGGCAAGAAAAACCGGTACGCCACCATCGACCAACTGGCATCGGTACATGTGCCGGATAGAAAGCTGGAACAGGCGTTTCGCTGGGTGAAATACAATACCGACTGGCTGATTCGCGAAGTGCCCGAAATTGGTCGGGGGTTGTCGGCGGGTTTGCCCGATTATCCATGGTGGTTTGGGGCTGATGGCTGCTACACCCTGTCGGGTCTGATCACAACGGGAAACCGGCAACTGGTGTATGATTCCGTCGACCTGCTGAATAAAATATCTGAAAAGGAAAATGGCAACGGACGGATCATTCACGAAGTATCGACCAACGGCGCGGTTTTCAATCCCGGCAATTTGAACGAAGTACCCCAGTTTGCCAGCATGATCGCTGAAGTCTACCGATGGACCGGTGACAAAAATTTTCTTCGCAAGTATTTTCCGACGGTGAAAAAGGGGATGACCTGGTTGCTGGCGGAAAATGATAAAGACAAAAACCTGCTTCCCGATGGCTTCGGTATGATGGAAATACACGGCATGAACAGCGAGATGATCGATGTGGCGGTGTATACGCAGGAGGCTTTTGCCAATGCGGCCTATATGGCATCGGAACTCGGCGACAAAACGCTGGCGATGGATTATCAGCGCAAAGCCGCTACCCTGAAAACAAAAATAAATACCGATTTCTGGGTGCCCGAAAGCGGTTCGTATGCCGATTTTATCGGGACAAAAGCCGAGGCTTTGCAGCTTGTAGAAGGGGCCATTGTTCGGGCCGATACGCTGCACAAACCCTGGGCAGTGGAGGAACTGAAAGCCACCCGGCAAAAGCTGCATCTATTGCCCGAGGATACCAAAAAAGGCTTTGTGCTGCACCATAACTGGGTGGTTAACACGCCCATGGAAACGGGGGTCGCCGATCCCGGCAAGGCGGCTATTGCGCTTCAAACGGCCAGCAAATTTACGAACCCGTTTGGCCTGTTTGTTACGGGTATCGACCGCGACGAGTCGGCCGGAAACGACGAGGGGTCATTCACCCTGAACAAGAAAGTATTTACCTATACCGGCGCGGTAATGACCTTACCAACGGGTGTGGCCACGATTGGAGAAAACAATTATGGCCATCCCGACGAAGCATTGGGCTATCTGAAACGAATGACCAAAACATTTAGCTACGCCTTTCCGGGCTCTATTTACGAAGTGTCGCCGGACTACGGCATGGTTACGCAGGCCTGGAACATGTACAGCTATGCCGTACCGATCATCAAGCAATTTTTTGGTATTCGCCCCGAAGCGTCCCGTAAATTAATTGTAGTTCAGCCGCAAATGCCCGGTGCCTGGGACAAAGCCAGCGTTGCCAACGTGGCGATGGGCGACAACATGCTGTCGATGGGCTACGCCAAAGCGGGCGAGCAGTTGACATTGTCGATCACTCAAAAACAACCCAACTGGACCGTGAGGCTGACCTTCCCAAAAGGCAAATACCGGAACTGGGAGGTAAACGGCAAAAAGGTGCCCGTGCAGAGCAATGCTGATTCTGATTTTGTTGAGCTAAATGGGCCTTCACTCCGCGTGCGTTTGCAATAA
- a CDS encoding GlmU family protein yields the protein MPNLILFDDPVIRTALLPFTFTRPVAGIRIGIQTLAEKWADVLGQPGSFLTESYLQAKFPQNAGDDNWYVNGAVCPTSALQEAISALALGAGLITADGVVLVVRTSSPLATPPTVDDAYDFQTFSDPLTIVFNPWDIFVQNGDQIRADFARLTAGRTSTPITDPFTRCYAPENIFVEPGATIRAAILNAEGGPIYIGKNATISEGSIVIGPFSLGEESTVNWGGKMRSNTSIGPFCKVGGEVGNSIFFGYSNKGHDGFLGNSVIGEWCNLGANVNNSNLKNDYSNVKLHSYATGHLEDTGRIFCGLMMGDFTKAGISTMFNTGSVVGVSANVFGSGFQPKHISSFSWGGAIDGFATYRLEKALEVAAEAFKRRGKSFDKQEEAILREIFTKERTRSFDKPSRFDL from the coding sequence ATGCCAAACCTGATTTTATTTGACGACCCGGTTATCCGAACTGCGCTGCTGCCCTTCACCTTCACCAGGCCGGTAGCAGGCATCCGAATCGGCATCCAGACACTGGCCGAGAAGTGGGCCGATGTGCTTGGACAGCCCGGATCGTTTTTAACCGAATCCTATTTACAAGCCAAATTCCCGCAAAACGCCGGAGACGATAACTGGTATGTTAATGGCGCGGTTTGCCCCACATCAGCCTTGCAGGAAGCTATTTCTGCGCTGGCATTGGGTGCAGGACTCATTACCGCGGATGGGGTCGTACTGGTCGTTCGAACGAGTAGTCCACTGGCTACCCCGCCAACCGTGGATGATGCGTACGACTTTCAGACATTTTCCGACCCGCTCACGATTGTCTTTAATCCGTGGGATATTTTCGTGCAGAATGGCGATCAAATCCGTGCCGACTTTGCTCGCTTAACCGCCGGGCGAACCTCAACACCGATTACCGACCCATTTACGCGTTGCTACGCTCCCGAGAACATTTTCGTAGAGCCTGGTGCTACCATCCGGGCGGCTATCTTAAATGCAGAAGGTGGGCCGATTTACATTGGCAAAAACGCCACAATTAGCGAAGGCTCCATTGTGATCGGGCCATTTTCGCTGGGCGAAGAATCAACAGTAAATTGGGGTGGCAAAATGCGTAGTAACACCAGCATTGGCCCATTCTGTAAGGTTGGGGGCGAAGTAGGTAACTCTATTTTCTTTGGATACAGTAACAAAGGCCATGACGGGTTTCTCGGAAATTCTGTGATTGGCGAGTGGTGTAATCTGGGCGCTAATGTGAACAACTCAAACCTAAAAAACGACTATAGTAACGTTAAACTCCACTCCTACGCAACCGGCCATCTCGAAGATACAGGGCGGATTTTCTGCGGCCTGATGATGGGCGATTTTACCAAAGCGGGTATTAGCACCATGTTCAACACAGGCAGCGTTGTGGGCGTTAGCGCCAATGTGTTTGGCAGCGGATTTCAGCCAAAACATATCTCCTCCTTTTCGTGGGGGGGCGCTATAGACGGTTTTGCTACTTACCGACTTGAGAAAGCTCTCGAAGTAGCAGCCGAAGCCTTCAAACGACGAGGTAAGTCGTTTGACAAACAGGAAGAGGCTATCTTACGGGAAATTTTCACGAAAGAACGAACTCGCTCATTTGATAAGCCATCCCGCTTCGATTTGTAG
- the holB gene encoding DNA polymerase III subunit delta': MQFSEIVGQDETKQMLLRAVQTNHLAHALLFDGPMGGANLALALAMAQYVNCEDKQPNDSCGRCASCVKVQKLVHPDLHMVFPVANLAKGKNSEAYLIDWRKFLIEQPYRSLPEWLETMGADNKQGNISAEEARNILQKLSLKAYEGAYKIMLIWLPELMNVTSANALLKVLEEPPAQTLFLLVTNQPDKLLITILSRTQRVAVRAFTDEEVATYLRQHLNLDETTARRLAYLADGNLAEALHLIQHDTASTDQHTWFAEWMRTCYRQDLISLVKQADQFDGFSKEKQKGLLEYSIRLYRDLFLWQQGAAELLRLPDNELAFVKNFSKILTINHIEHIVHDLNEATYHLERNARAKMIMLDISLTFSRLIRV, translated from the coding sequence ATGCAATTTTCCGAAATAGTTGGCCAGGACGAAACCAAGCAAATGCTGTTACGGGCGGTTCAGACGAATCACCTCGCCCATGCGCTGCTGTTCGATGGACCCATGGGCGGTGCTAACCTCGCACTAGCCCTGGCAATGGCCCAGTACGTCAACTGCGAAGACAAACAACCCAATGATTCCTGCGGACGGTGTGCGTCCTGTGTGAAAGTTCAGAAGCTCGTTCACCCTGATCTACACATGGTTTTTCCGGTGGCAAATCTGGCCAAGGGAAAAAATTCAGAAGCGTATTTAATCGACTGGCGGAAATTCCTGATCGAACAACCCTATCGCAGCTTACCCGAGTGGCTTGAAACGATGGGGGCCGATAATAAGCAAGGCAATATTTCGGCCGAAGAAGCCCGAAATATTCTGCAAAAACTATCCCTGAAAGCCTACGAAGGAGCGTACAAAATCATGCTCATCTGGCTCCCCGAGCTCATGAACGTGACCTCGGCCAATGCCCTGTTAAAAGTATTGGAGGAGCCGCCTGCCCAAACGCTGTTTCTGCTCGTGACCAATCAGCCCGATAAGCTGCTGATCACGATTTTGTCCAGAACGCAACGGGTAGCCGTGCGCGCCTTTACCGATGAGGAAGTGGCCACCTACTTACGCCAGCACCTGAACCTCGATGAAACCACCGCCCGACGTCTGGCCTACCTGGCCGATGGTAATCTGGCCGAAGCCCTGCACCTAATCCAGCACGATACGGCATCAACGGATCAGCATACCTGGTTTGCCGAGTGGATGCGAACCTGCTACCGACAGGATTTAATTTCGCTGGTTAAACAGGCCGACCAGTTTGATGGTTTCAGTAAGGAAAAACAGAAAGGATTACTAGAGTACAGTATCCGTCTGTACCGCGATCTGTTTCTGTGGCAGCAGGGAGCCGCTGAATTACTACGGTTGCCAGATAATGAACTGGCGTTCGTCAAAAACTTCTCTAAAATACTAACAATCAACCACATCGAGCACATCGTGCACGATTTAAACGAAGCTACGTACCATCTGGAGCGCAACGCCCGCGCCAAAATGATTATGCTAGATATATCACTCACATTCAGTCGCTTGATCCGCGTATAA
- a CDS encoding RimK/LysX family protein, with protein MTPRTPKPKQIIGMTDLVDFPDLGLFDVQAKVDTGAYTSSLHCKDVRLVKSGVRRILSFLLIDKNGEEERPYYSDQFSQRMIRNSFGVAEKRYVIKTRIILFGRTIRAEFTLADRENLKNPVLLGRKLLRNRFIVDVSQKNLSYQKKSRQLSVDNGQ; from the coding sequence ATGACTCCCCGAACGCCTAAGCCAAAACAGATCATCGGCATGACGGACCTTGTCGACTTCCCGGACCTGGGCCTCTTCGATGTGCAGGCTAAAGTCGATACAGGAGCTTATACATCATCGTTACACTGCAAAGATGTTCGGCTGGTCAAGTCGGGCGTTCGCCGGATTTTAAGCTTTTTACTAATTGACAAAAACGGAGAAGAGGAACGGCCCTATTATAGCGACCAGTTCAGCCAACGCATGATTCGCAACTCGTTCGGTGTGGCAGAAAAACGGTATGTTATCAAAACCCGAATCATCCTGTTCGGGCGCACAATTCGGGCAGAGTTCACGCTTGCCGACCGGGAGAATCTCAAGAATCCAGTGCTGCTGGGTCGTAAACTGCTTCGTAATCGCTTTATCGTAGACGTTTCTCAGAAAAACTTATCCTATCAGAAAAAAAGCCGTCAGTTATCAGTCGACAATGGCCAGTAA
- the rimK gene encoding 30S ribosomal protein S6--L-glutamate ligase gives MRIAILSAKADLYSTQRLLEAASQRGHEGIVVNHLNCQVMIEGGKPSVLYQGQELDSLDAVVPRIGASVTDYGCTVVRQFEMMGVFTTAKSQAILRSRNKLRSLQVLSKAGVGLPKTVFANHPKNGDITQLIQLVGGPPVVIKLLEGTQGIGVVLAETTKAAKSTIEAFYGLKKNVLVQEFIAESKGSDIRAFVIGGRVIGAMKRQGVEGDFRSNIHRGGNAVSVALTPEEEHTALEAARALGLKVAGVDMLQSERGPLVLEVNSSPGLEGIETATGTDVATQIIAYIEDKIRADEGDTVGV, from the coding sequence ATGCGTATTGCCATTTTATCGGCTAAGGCCGATTTATATTCTACTCAACGACTTCTCGAAGCCGCCAGTCAGCGTGGCCACGAGGGAATTGTAGTTAATCATTTGAATTGTCAGGTCATGATTGAAGGCGGCAAGCCTTCGGTACTTTACCAAGGCCAGGAACTGGATTCGCTCGATGCGGTGGTACCGCGCATTGGAGCTTCCGTAACTGACTACGGTTGTACGGTTGTCCGGCAGTTTGAGATGATGGGCGTGTTCACAACCGCCAAATCACAGGCAATTCTGCGCTCGCGGAACAAGCTGCGGAGTTTGCAAGTCCTCTCAAAAGCGGGGGTCGGCTTACCCAAAACAGTGTTTGCCAACCATCCTAAAAATGGCGACATTACTCAACTCATTCAGCTCGTTGGCGGCCCGCCAGTAGTGATTAAGTTACTGGAAGGAACGCAGGGCATTGGCGTTGTGCTGGCCGAAACAACCAAAGCGGCCAAGTCCACCATCGAAGCCTTCTACGGCCTGAAAAAGAACGTGTTAGTCCAGGAATTTATCGCCGAGTCCAAAGGCTCCGACATTCGGGCGTTTGTCATTGGCGGGCGCGTAATAGGTGCCATGAAACGGCAGGGCGTTGAAGGTGACTTCCGGTCCAATATTCACCGGGGTGGCAATGCTGTTTCGGTAGCACTTACTCCGGAAGAAGAACATACCGCCCTGGAAGCTGCCCGCGCATTGGGCCTGAAAGTAGCCGGGGTTGATATGCTCCAATCGGAACGTGGCCCGCTGGTGCTGGAAGTCAACTCATCGCCAGGGCTGGAAGGCATCGAAACCGCCACAGGAACCGACGTTGCTACCCAGATCATTGCCTACATCGAAGACAAAATCCGCGCCGACGAAGGGGACACGGTGGGGGTTTAA
- a CDS encoding DUF3575 domain-containing protein, producing the protein MKTQSRLLLTLLAIELCLINAQAQVLTNRTVVKFNMSGVVVNSYTAQVERVLNRHSSLTLSGSFSSDAPLPFKDALLNQYGDNQDARRAIETTLFTKRIATLEYRLYLAGHAPTGWYVAPFVRYASMDISNDYTYTPSDGILHHAHLNASFSGGGAGILLGYQWLFGKHIGLDLWLLGPFYGTNVKSTFTGEDPLWPSLKPADIVKLKSDIDNTQLPLYTVQSSLNLPTITATLNGPYYGVRAFGLALAYSF; encoded by the coding sequence ATGAAAACCCAATCACGTTTGCTGCTGACTTTACTGGCTATTGAGCTATGCCTTATAAATGCACAGGCGCAGGTACTCACGAACCGGACTGTTGTTAAGTTTAATATGTCGGGTGTTGTTGTCAATAGTTACACCGCGCAAGTTGAGCGCGTTTTAAATCGACATAGTTCCCTGACGCTTTCGGGTAGTTTTTCGTCCGATGCGCCACTGCCATTCAAGGATGCACTTCTGAATCAATATGGGGATAATCAGGATGCCCGACGGGCGATTGAAACGACGCTGTTTACCAAGCGAATTGCAACCCTCGAATACCGGCTATATCTGGCGGGGCACGCGCCCACGGGCTGGTACGTTGCCCCCTTCGTGCGGTACGCCAGTATGGATATCAGCAATGATTATACCTATACACCCAGCGATGGTATTCTACACCATGCGCATCTGAATGCTAGTTTTAGTGGGGGAGGAGCTGGCATTTTGCTGGGTTACCAATGGCTATTTGGTAAACACATCGGCCTCGATTTGTGGTTGCTGGGGCCCTTCTATGGCACAAATGTGAAATCTACGTTCACGGGAGAAGATCCACTCTGGCCCAGTCTGAAACCGGCCGATATTGTGAAATTGAAAAGCGATATCGACAATACGCAACTGCCACTCTACACAGTGCAATCATCCCTGAATCTACCAACCATCACCGCTACTTTAAACGGGCCCTACTACGGCGTTCGGGCATTTGGGCTGGCGTTGGCGTATAGTTTTTGA
- a CDS encoding outer membrane beta-barrel protein — protein MKNATCGLLVLLIWVSSRIGWGQMIPQRPPTDLDKKIQTFLSASIDLARLRLSGPSYEYTPGLNNLRNHPGDVLVLNLAIKFNNQGMINQIFNYYNTQSYRTPIPADPATLLAANTNLPGPTSPADKPPFLSHVSLLYGFQLIGKGGKDEDGYGTSKTRMTYLETMGYALYNYDLPNSKGRLFGGPGIYLGYGLWGKTSYTYQGGSDSFAAFDKLNGYRRFDAGVALTAGYQLEQGLRLSLEYEVGLLNINPGAGDDKTKNRSLSLNIAYPLKAFVDKLRKK, from the coding sequence ATGAAAAACGCTACGTGTGGATTGTTGGTACTGCTGATTTGGGTGTCGTCGCGGATTGGTTGGGGGCAAATGATTCCGCAGCGGCCGCCAACCGACTTGGATAAAAAAATTCAAACGTTCCTGTCTGCTTCGATTGATTTAGCCCGGTTGCGATTATCCGGGCCTTCTTACGAGTATACTCCCGGTCTTAATAATCTGAGAAATCATCCTGGCGATGTGCTGGTACTTAACCTCGCTATAAAGTTTAATAACCAGGGGATGATCAATCAGATTTTCAATTACTACAATACTCAGTCTTATCGCACGCCAATTCCCGCTGATCCGGCTACCCTGTTAGCGGCCAATACCAATCTGCCTGGCCCCACGTCACCGGCTGACAAGCCCCCGTTTCTGAGCCATGTCAGCTTACTCTACGGGTTTCAACTTATTGGCAAAGGGGGCAAAGATGAGGACGGCTACGGTACATCTAAAACGCGCATGACCTATCTGGAAACAATGGGCTACGCACTCTATAACTACGACCTGCCCAACAGCAAAGGTCGCCTGTTTGGTGGGCCGGGTATCTACTTGGGGTATGGACTATGGGGAAAAACCAGCTATACCTATCAAGGTGGTTCTGATTCCTTTGCTGCTTTCGACAAACTCAATGGCTACCGTCGCTTCGATGCGGGAGTAGCACTTACTGCGGGCTATCAGCTAGAACAGGGGTTGCGCCTGAGCCTGGAGTATGAAGTAGGTTTACTCAATATTAACCCCGGCGCTGGGGATGATAAGACTAAAAATCGGTCGCTGAGCCTCAACATTGCTTATCCACTCAAGGCATTTGTAGACAAGCTGCGCAAAAAATAA
- a CDS encoding VIT1/CCC1 transporter family protein — protein sequence MSNTSHSHSHGPHHEQHLQSSDFISDIVIGMADGLTVPFALAAGLSGAVANSSLIVTAGIAEIVAGSIAMGLGGYLAGRTEADHYESERRREVMEVETVPEREKEEVRDVFADMGLSPALQVAIADELAKDKTKWVDFMMKYELGLDEPDPNRATKSALTIGLSYVVGGLVPLVPYFLVTQPHEALLYSAGVTLICLFIFGYFKSKVTGQPPVSGAFKVMLIGALAAAAAFGVARLFG from the coding sequence ATGTCAAACACCAGTCATAGCCATTCGCACGGACCCCATCATGAACAACACCTCCAGAGTTCAGATTTTATTTCAGATATAGTCATTGGCATGGCCGATGGACTGACTGTCCCGTTTGCTCTGGCTGCTGGCCTGAGTGGAGCCGTAGCTAACTCGTCATTGATTGTTACCGCCGGAATTGCCGAGATTGTTGCCGGTTCCATTGCCATGGGGTTGGGCGGATATCTGGCGGGCCGTACGGAAGCTGATCACTACGAATCGGAGCGACGACGCGAAGTGATGGAGGTGGAAACCGTACCCGAACGTGAAAAGGAAGAGGTTCGCGATGTGTTTGCCGACATGGGATTAAGTCCTGCGCTGCAAGTGGCTATTGCCGATGAGCTGGCCAAAGACAAGACGAAGTGGGTAGACTTTATGATGAAATACGAACTGGGACTTGACGAACCCGATCCGAACCGGGCCACGAAAAGTGCCTTAACCATTGGCCTATCCTATGTAGTGGGTGGTTTGGTGCCGCTGGTACCTTATTTTCTGGTCACGCAGCCTCACGAAGCGTTGCTGTACTCGGCTGGGGTAACGCTGATCTGTTTGTTTATTTTCGGCTATTTCAAAAGCAAAGTTACCGGACAGCCACCCGTTAGTGGTGCGTTTAAAGTGATGCTGATTGGTGCACTGGCAGCCGCAGCCGCCTTTGGTGTAGCCCGATTGTTTGGGTAA
- a CDS encoding PepSY-associated TM helix domain-containing protein, translating to MSKLQPQPWTIAKKVTPADSPKPRSSSGSKPVWKLGGAALTRWLHLYLSVFSFVIVLFFAVTGLTLNHADWFDDQFSTTDYKGKVPLAWVKTPDTSAINKLGIVEQLRSSHSIKGAVSDFRIDDRQCSIAFRGPGYSADATIDREKGTYQLTETRMGLVAVINDLHKGRDTGKSWSLVIDGAAIFMALVSVTGLVLLLFLKKRRLAGLMVVIVGFVIVYLVYAIGIR from the coding sequence ATGTCGAAATTGCAACCGCAGCCCTGGACTATCGCAAAAAAGGTGACGCCCGCTGATTCGCCAAAGCCTCGTTCCAGTTCAGGAAGTAAGCCGGTCTGGAAACTCGGGGGAGCAGCTTTAACCCGCTGGCTTCATCTGTATTTGTCGGTGTTCAGTTTCGTCATTGTCCTGTTTTTCGCTGTAACGGGCCTTACACTTAACCATGCCGACTGGTTCGACGATCAGTTTAGTACGACTGATTATAAAGGCAAGGTTCCGTTGGCCTGGGTAAAAACGCCTGATACGTCGGCCATAAATAAACTGGGCATTGTGGAGCAACTGCGGAGTAGCCACAGTATTAAAGGGGCCGTTAGTGATTTCAGAATTGACGACCGTCAATGTTCAATAGCGTTTCGGGGGCCGGGCTACTCGGCCGATGCCACGATTGATCGAGAGAAAGGAACGTACCAGCTTACCGAAACACGCATGGGCCTGGTGGCGGTCATTAATGATCTGCACAAAGGTCGGGATACGGGTAAGAGCTGGTCACTGGTAATTGACGGAGCTGCCATTTTTATGGCGCTGGTGTCAGTAACAGGGTTAGTTTTGTTACTCTTTCTGAAAAAACGCCGGTTAGCTGGGCTAATGGTCGTTATAGTAGGTTTCGTGATCGTGTATTTGGTCTATGCTATCGGCATCCGCTGA
- a CDS encoding DUF2271 domain-containing protein produces the protein MSALNLGLAGYALLAPGLTANLPMQGVGMYISHVENVLGTSFTLKALANSYTAAQRAEQAALAEIDRLSQVLSSHRPDSEFSQWLNSNDTAVPVSSDLFAVLSQFDRWLDLTGGVINASAEHISQLWQQAAKQNALPSEANLGMALATTQQRHWLLDPANQTATRLSQASLRLHTFAKSYVLDRAAEAALGVADVQAVVLNGGGDLVIRGNWTEPVTMANPRASAENSEPLARIAIQNQAVATSGNYRRGVAVDGTWYSHIIDPRTGQPANAIASATVVHPDAVTAGALATAFNILTPIESAQLATTIPNTEFFIVTSDGLQHTSPGWNGLAMPAQLVTNRIETARLMSVSPQKDKLWNPDQELLINFELPQFQGRSHRPFVAVWIEDENGKPVRNLALWYNKPRWLPELRDFYAMQRNADFDANSISSATRSPGEYSLQWDGKDNAGQYVKQAKYTICIEAAREHGSYQIIRQAMDFNGKLKQQTLPGNVEIATAALDYRKKGDAR, from the coding sequence ATGAGCGCATTAAATCTTGGACTGGCCGGTTATGCCCTTCTGGCTCCTGGTCTTACGGCAAACCTCCCTATGCAAGGCGTAGGCATGTATATCAGCCATGTTGAAAACGTGCTGGGTACCTCGTTCACGCTGAAAGCTCTGGCCAATTCGTACACCGCTGCCCAACGGGCTGAGCAGGCAGCTCTGGCCGAAATTGACCGATTGAGTCAGGTGTTGAGCAGTCATCGTCCCGATAGTGAATTCAGTCAATGGTTGAATTCCAACGATACCGCAGTCCCCGTTTCCAGCGATCTTTTTGCTGTTTTGAGCCAGTTCGATAGGTGGCTTGACCTAACGGGAGGTGTCATCAATGCGAGTGCTGAACACATCAGTCAGCTCTGGCAACAGGCCGCTAAACAGAATGCACTGCCATCAGAAGCAAACCTGGGTATGGCATTGGCCACCACGCAACAACGGCATTGGCTACTCGATCCAGCCAACCAGACCGCTACCCGATTGAGTCAGGCATCGCTTCGGTTACACACATTTGCTAAAAGTTACGTACTTGACCGGGCGGCTGAAGCAGCTCTGGGCGTTGCTGATGTACAGGCTGTGGTACTCAATGGTGGTGGTGATCTGGTCATTCGGGGTAACTGGACCGAGCCGGTTACAATGGCTAATCCCCGGGCATCGGCCGAAAACAGCGAACCGCTGGCACGTATTGCCATCCAGAATCAGGCTGTTGCTACCAGCGGTAATTATCGGCGGGGTGTGGCGGTAGACGGCACCTGGTATTCGCACATCATCGATCCCCGAACAGGCCAACCTGCCAATGCTATTGCGAGTGCCACCGTCGTGCATCCTGATGCTGTAACGGCAGGTGCACTGGCAACGGCTTTTAACATTCTGACGCCTATTGAGAGCGCACAACTGGCCACCACTATTCCAAATACGGAGTTCTTTATTGTAACATCCGATGGTCTACAGCACACCAGTCCCGGCTGGAATGGCCTGGCAATGCCAGCACAACTCGTAACTAACAGAATAGAGACGGCGCGTTTAATGAGCGTGTCTCCACAGAAAGATAAGCTATGGAACCCCGACCAGGAGTTGCTGATTAATTTTGAACTGCCCCAGTTTCAGGGACGTTCGCACCGGCCTTTTGTAGCGGTATGGATCGAGGATGAAAATGGAAAGCCAGTTCGGAATCTGGCGCTTTGGTATAATAAACCACGCTGGCTGCCTGAACTGCGTGACTTTTATGCAATGCAGCGCAACGCTGATTTCGACGCCAATTCGATCAGTAGCGCAACCCGTTCGCCAGGGGAGTATTCACTTCAATGGGATGGGAAAGATAATGCCGGGCAATACGTGAAGCAGGCGAAATATACCATTTGCATTGAAGCTGCCCGAGAACATGGCTCCTACCAGATCATCCGGCAGGCCATGGACTTCAACGGAAAACTTAAACAACAAACGCTTCCTGGTAATGTCGAAATTGCAACCGCAGCCCTGGACTATCGCAAAAAAGGTGACGCCCGCTGA